A stretch of the Acidisarcina sp. genome encodes the following:
- a CDS encoding response regulator translates to MARILCVDDEPLARSLKLAILERAGHEVVLSHSSEDAILRLNRETFDAIVTDWKIGTQDGRSLLEAAKGGAGVPVVVVSGYVAEALRGYEPFADIYLEKPVDPDELLQILDALLRDRLGSGGNES, encoded by the coding sequence GTGGCAAGAATCCTTTGCGTGGATGATGAGCCGTTGGCCCGCTCGCTGAAGCTGGCGATTCTGGAGAGGGCAGGCCATGAAGTCGTGCTGAGTCACTCCTCGGAAGATGCCATCCTTCGGTTGAATCGCGAGACCTTCGATGCGATCGTCACCGACTGGAAGATCGGGACGCAGGACGGCCGTTCGCTGCTGGAGGCAGCAAAGGGTGGCGCGGGCGTGCCTGTCGTGGTGGTCTCCGGCTATGTGGCCGAGGCGCTTCGCGGCTATGAGCCATTTGCAGATATTTATCTGGAAAAGCCTGTCGATCCCGACGAACTCCTGCAGATCCTCGACGCGCTGCTGCGGGACCGCCTCGGCTCCGGCGGCAACGAATCCTGA
- a CDS encoding ATP-binding protein, whose protein sequence is MTGSGPSIRITKKNVQDMYQDLLRIPIFAREQPQDLACLDELELVEADPGVQLIRRGDAVPAYWIVMAGEVQAEKFLPDGTRVMSNVFGAGDAFGEVLLLMGGSSSYICTVLKPSTLIRLDEDRFWKLMFHCPTARRAVLGTMAERLQAYQAQAVHREKLISLGTLAAGLMHELNNPGAAAKRAASQMRENLTQLQKLGLRFCEETPTHEQLECVRQLQDQALSAAKPKAVSSLEEADAEDALLQWLEAAGVENAWKIAPTLSASGLDAPQLECARAAFDPAKFSDALNWLDSLVSSVQLLGTIEESITRISALVAAVKKFSRQDEATVHEVDVHDNIQSALTILAHKFHLKDLRVEKEFRATTARLTTRGAGLSQAWTNLLDNAIDASPLKGVVTIRTWNEGDRMLVGIADQGSGIPRENWSQIFEPFFTTKPEGEGTGLGLDIAHRIVVGQYGGEIRFNSGAEGTEFLVSLPITS, encoded by the coding sequence ATGACAGGAAGCGGCCCCTCAATACGCATCACAAAGAAGAACGTCCAGGATATGTATCAGGATCTGTTACGTATCCCGATCTTTGCCAGGGAGCAGCCGCAGGATCTCGCGTGTCTGGATGAATTAGAGCTTGTAGAGGCCGATCCTGGAGTGCAACTTATTCGCAGGGGAGATGCTGTTCCGGCGTACTGGATTGTGATGGCGGGTGAGGTTCAGGCGGAGAAGTTCCTGCCGGATGGTACCCGCGTCATGTCCAATGTCTTCGGGGCGGGGGATGCCTTCGGCGAAGTTTTGCTTTTGATGGGGGGGAGCAGCAGTTACATCTGCACTGTGCTCAAGCCCAGTACCCTTATCCGGCTGGATGAAGACCGTTTCTGGAAGCTGATGTTCCATTGCCCGACAGCTCGCCGCGCAGTTCTCGGCACCATGGCGGAGCGCTTGCAGGCATACCAGGCGCAGGCGGTGCATCGCGAGAAGCTGATCTCGCTGGGAACGCTTGCGGCGGGACTGATGCACGAGCTGAACAACCCCGGTGCAGCGGCGAAGCGGGCAGCGTCGCAGATGCGGGAGAATCTCACGCAACTGCAGAAGCTCGGCCTGCGCTTTTGCGAGGAGACGCCGACTCACGAACAACTGGAATGCGTGCGCCAGCTTCAGGACCAGGCTCTCAGCGCCGCCAAGCCGAAGGCCGTCAGCTCACTGGAGGAGGCGGATGCGGAAGATGCTCTGCTGCAGTGGCTGGAAGCCGCAGGTGTCGAGAATGCGTGGAAGATCGCACCCACACTCAGCGCCAGCGGTCTGGATGCGCCCCAGTTGGAGTGCGCCCGCGCTGCCTTTGACCCGGCGAAGTTTTCCGATGCGCTGAACTGGCTGGATTCGCTGGTTTCGAGCGTTCAACTGCTGGGCACGATCGAGGAGAGCATTACACGTATCTCCGCGTTGGTTGCGGCGGTGAAGAAGTTCTCCCGGCAGGATGAGGCTACGGTTCACGAAGTCGATGTGCATGACAACATCCAGAGTGCGCTGACGATTCTTGCCCACAAGTTCCACCTGAAAGACCTGCGCGTGGAGAAGGAGTTCCGCGCAACCACGGCCAGGCTGACGACCAGGGGAGCAGGCTTGAGCCAGGCCTGGACCAACCTGCTCGACAACGCGATCGACGCTTCGCCACTGAAAGGCGTGGTAACCATCCGCACATGGAATGAGGGTGACCGGATGCTGGTGGGGATTGCAGATCAGGGCAGCGGAATTCCGCGAGAGAACTGGTCGCAGATCTTTGAACCCTTCTTCACGACCAAGCCGGAGGGTGAAGGAACCGGGCTGGGTC
- a CDS encoding response regulator transcription factor: MHSIILGDSQAIFRTGAARVLSMEPDFRIVAQCSDTDHLNHAIESAEAAIILLATSMKADFLSVLEHARQMHARMVVIAESHELAEDYAALGADGVVYRNITGTGLIECLRRVIDGKLWVQTTAETLESAEDDLVGERVRDRLTPKELKIVALIVQGCKNKEIAMRLGTTEQVIKNYLRSIYDKSGVADRLELALFTIHHRVLAEAAAKAVNSMQLLSV, translated from the coding sequence ATGCATTCAATCATTCTAGGCGACTCGCAAGCAATCTTCCGTACAGGTGCAGCCAGGGTTCTGTCGATGGAACCGGACTTCCGCATCGTAGCCCAATGCTCCGATACGGACCATCTGAACCACGCGATCGAGTCCGCTGAAGCGGCGATCATCCTGCTGGCTACTTCGATGAAGGCGGATTTCCTATCCGTTCTGGAGCATGCGAGGCAGATGCATGCCCGCATGGTCGTGATCGCCGAGAGCCACGAACTGGCCGAGGACTACGCCGCCCTGGGCGCCGATGGAGTCGTCTATCGGAACATCACCGGCACCGGGCTGATCGAGTGTCTGCGCCGGGTCATCGACGGAAAACTATGGGTACAAACGACCGCTGAGACGCTGGAGTCTGCCGAGGACGACCTGGTCGGCGAGAGGGTTCGTGACCGGCTGACTCCGAAGGAGCTCAAAATCGTCGCGTTGATTGTCCAGGGCTGCAAGAACAAGGAAATCGCCATGCGCCTGGGAACCACCGAGCAGGTCATCAAGAACTATCTGCGCAGCATCTACGATAAGAGTGGCGTCGCCGACCGGCTCGAACTTGCGCTATTTACCATCCACCATCGGGTACTGGCAGAAGCCGCAGCCAAGGCAGTAAATTCCATGCAACTGCTCAGCGTTTAA
- a CDS encoding FAD-dependent oxidoreductase, producing MGKPVLLAVDDDISVLEAVVQDLRRQYGATYRVLRAASGQAALDTCEQLKQRGEVVALILSDQRMPGMSGVEFLEKAIAIYPEAKRVLLTAYADTEAAIRAINTARIDYYLTKPWDPPEQKLYPVLDDLLADWNQDYKPAFQGIRVIGPRWSLGAYQVRDFLSRNQIPYIWLNPEDNEEARSLLALYKLDDRKLPAVLFEDGSSLVQPTQTELAAKVGLPTQAKKEFYDLLVVGAGPAGLAAAVYGSSEGLRTLVIETEAPGGQAGSSSMIENYLGFPRGVSGADLARRAYAQAARLGAEFLNQRATCIRTENQYHYVKLGDGREVSSHAVLLAIGVEYRRLDVSGVERLTGRGVYYGAAMEEARSCRDELVFIVGGANSAGQAAMYFSKYAKQVTMLVRGDSLEKSMSKYLIDQVRATSNIEVEVNSHVVEAIGEERLVSLRISTPTGEVTRPASGLFIFIGAAPKTEWLPPQVLRDAHGFILCGGDLKVDGRMPGFWKEDREPYLLETSTPGVFAAGDARHGSVKRVASAVGEGSICVQFIHQYLARF from the coding sequence ATGGGAAAACCGGTTCTTCTCGCCGTCGATGACGATATCAGCGTCCTGGAAGCAGTGGTTCAGGATCTGCGCCGCCAGTATGGCGCGACCTACCGTGTTCTACGCGCCGCGTCGGGGCAGGCTGCGCTGGATACCTGCGAGCAGTTGAAGCAGCGTGGCGAAGTGGTGGCTCTCATCCTCTCGGACCAGCGTATGCCGGGCATGTCGGGAGTGGAGTTTCTGGAGAAGGCCATCGCTATTTATCCGGAAGCCAAGCGGGTTCTGCTGACGGCTTATGCCGACACGGAGGCGGCGATCCGGGCGATCAACACGGCTCGCATCGACTACTACCTGACCAAACCCTGGGATCCTCCGGAGCAGAAGCTGTATCCCGTCCTCGATGACCTGCTGGCGGATTGGAATCAGGACTACAAGCCGGCTTTTCAAGGAATCCGCGTCATCGGTCCGCGCTGGTCGCTGGGGGCGTATCAGGTTCGCGATTTTCTTTCCCGCAACCAGATTCCTTACATCTGGCTGAACCCGGAGGATAACGAAGAGGCGCGCTCGCTGCTGGCGCTGTACAAGCTCGATGACCGCAAACTTCCGGCGGTGCTGTTTGAAGATGGAAGCTCGCTGGTGCAGCCGACACAGACGGAGCTGGCGGCCAAGGTTGGCTTGCCGACCCAGGCCAAGAAGGAGTTCTACGATCTGCTGGTGGTGGGGGCCGGGCCTGCCGGGCTTGCGGCGGCTGTCTATGGCAGCTCGGAAGGGCTGCGTACCCTGGTGATTGAGACGGAGGCTCCCGGCGGGCAGGCCGGATCCAGCTCCATGATTGAGAATTACCTAGGCTTTCCCCGGGGGGTGAGCGGAGCAGACCTGGCGCGGAGAGCTTATGCCCAGGCCGCCCGCCTTGGCGCGGAGTTCCTGAACCAGCGCGCTACATGCATCCGCACGGAAAACCAGTATCACTACGTCAAGCTGGGCGATGGGCGCGAAGTTTCGAGCCATGCGGTGCTGCTTGCGATCGGAGTGGAGTATCGCCGGCTGGATGTGAGCGGGGTCGAAAGGCTGACCGGACGCGGCGTCTACTATGGCGCCGCGATGGAGGAAGCGCGCTCCTGCCGGGATGAGCTGGTATTTATCGTAGGCGGCGCCAACTCCGCGGGGCAGGCGGCGATGTACTTCTCCAAATACGCGAAGCAGGTAACGATGCTGGTGCGTGGCGATTCGCTCGAAAAGAGCATGTCGAAATATTTGATCGATCAGGTTCGTGCCACATCGAATATCGAGGTGGAGGTGAATTCCCATGTGGTCGAGGCGATCGGCGAGGAGCGGCTGGTGAGTCTGCGGATCAGCACCCCTACGGGCGAGGTGACACGGCCTGCGTCGGGACTCTTCATCTTTATCGGCGCTGCGCCCAAGACGGAGTGGCTTCCTCCGCAGGTGTTGCGGGATGCGCACGGCTTCATCCTCTGCGGAGGCGATCTGAAGGTGGACGGCAGGATGCCCGGTTTCTGGAAAGAGGATCGCGAGCCTTACCTGCTGGAGACCAGTACACCCGGCGTATTTGCCGCGGGCGATGCCCGTCACGGCTCGGTGAAGAGGGTTGCTTCCGCTGTGGGAGAGGGATCGATCTGCGTGCAGTTTATTCATCAGTACCTCGCGAGGTTCTAA